One window from the genome of Salvelinus namaycush isolate Seneca chromosome 19, SaNama_1.0, whole genome shotgun sequence encodes:
- the LOC120064154 gene encoding MORC family CW-type zinc finger protein 3-like isoform X1 gives MASQRGVPISKLCPKFLHTNSTSHTWPFSAIAELIDNAYDPDVNAKQFWIDKTQIKDQDCLIFMDNGNGLDYEKMHKMLSFGYSDKRVINGKYPIGLYGNGFKSGSMRLGKDAIVFSKSQDGDTMQVGMLSQSYLAQIKADEIIVPIISFQCVPHSQYKFYVNEKHKASLQDILRYSIFNTENELLEELKAISSTGSSGTRIIVWNLRRTITGPTEFDFTTFSDDIKIPLDVLESTIEQYRQSELLTKPESYYSLRAYCSILYLKPRMQIIIRGQKVKTELISKSLAYIAKDHYKPNFVNRRIPVTFGYNTKSKDQYGIMMYHKNRLIKAYERVGVQLKANIQGLGVIGVIECNFLEPTHNKQDFDNTDKYRKTINNLGLKLEDYWKEIRFKRNKEDPSSTTPVEDTMKRPDQNWVQCDTCLRWRKLPDGIDCKRLPKEWFCHMNPDPQFRSCTVEEEPEDSDDDQPSYQKTHKQHERNTKMKPDKKRQQNEDEQKPEQMQIKALAQNKTLKHQRISCLTKASPSTPPAPSTPSNPRMKRTLAMTPARETKRPRLNGFHNNTPMETVSPAAETTMSSTLVVIPVDDDDDNIMDDEDIMILEINSTPIQKKATFDLAMVKSERRAMETPSGTGNVKTSCTGTSSVETGTAATSYSPPPPSSEQVSITTQTKIWSTVKDEDEEHKEEKGRDRTEPGPSTPNPPSAGPSTLGPSSSGPSAPDPSDHPMIDFRNLSEAQEQQDQLLELMQAAAHERDQFKEQVIKLTSQLHNLEGSMQELSQATVKGEHCHQACQTGEGGEEGEQSERIKVEIIEEERGNLWSLCETLQQDVVELRREKQEWEREKQERDKQEKEKQLREKQESEGAQTSADQAERLRELRRSIGRLLVTFVPALDLEQVNYDCSVIDEILDQVLTDVESMGPV, from the exons ATGGCGTCGCAGAGAGGAGTCCCTATAAGTAAG CTATGTCCAAAGTTCCTCCACACAAACTCCACCAGCCACACCTGGCCCTTCAGCGCCATCGCTGAACTAATAG ACAATGCCTATGATCCTGATGTTAACGCCAAGCAGTTCTGGATTGATAAGACCCAGATCAAAGACCAAGACTGCCTCATCTTCATGGACAATGGAAATGGATTGGACTATGAAAAGATGCACAAGATGCTCAG TTTCGGTTACAGTGATAAGAGGGTCATAAATGGCAAATACCCGATTGGTCTCTATGGTAACGGCTTCAAGTCCGGGTCCATGCGTCTGGGGAAAGATGCCATTGTGTTCTCCAAGTCGCAAGACGGAGACACCATGCAAGTAGGCATGCTCTCCCAGAGCTACTTGGCACAGATCAAAGCAGACGAGATCATTGTGCCCATCATCTCCTTCCAATGTGTCCCACACAGCCAGTATAAGT TCTATGTGAATGAGAAGCACAAGGCTAGTCTGCAGGACATCCTGCGCTACTCTATCTTTAATACTGAGAACGAGCTGCTCGAGGAGCTCAAAGCCATCAGCTCCACAGGCTCCTCGGGAACACGCATTATCGTCTGGAACCTGcgcag GACGATAACAGGTCCGACAGAATTTGATTTCACGACATTCAGCGACGACATCAAAATCCCATTGGATGTATTGGAGAGCACCATTGAGCAATACAGACAGTCAGAGCTGCTCACAAAACCAGAGAGTTACTACTCACTACGT GCATACTGCAGTATTCTGTACCTGAAGCCCCGGATGCAGATCATAATTCGAGGTCAGAAAGTGAAGACTGAGCTCATCTCCAAGAGCCTGGCTTACATTGCTAAGGACCATTACAAGCCCAACTTTGTG AACAGACGCATCCCCGTGACCTTTGGGTACAACACCAAGAGCAAGGACCAATACGGCATCATGATGTACCACAAAAACCGCCTTATCAAAGCCTATGAGCGAGTGGGCGTTCAACTCAAG gccAACATCCAAGGTCTCGGGGTCATTGGGGTCATCGAGTGTAACTTTCTGGAGCCCACCCACAACAAGCAGGATTTTGACAATACTGACAAATACAG GAAAACCATCAACAACTTGGGGTTAAAGCTGGAGGACTACTGGAAAGAGATACGCTTTAAGAGAAACAAAGAAGATCCTAGCAGCACCACACCAGTGGAAGACACCAT GAAACGTCCAGACCAGAACTGGGTGCAGTGTGACACCTGCCTGCGCTGGAGGAAGCTGCCAGATGGAATTGATTGCAAACGGCTCCCAAAGGAGTGGTTCTGCCACATGAACCCTGACCCCCAGTTCAG GAGCTGCACGGTAGAGGAAGAGCCTGAAGACTCTGATGATGACCAACCTTCATACCAGAAAACCCACAAGCAGCA TGAAAGGAACACCAAAATGAAGCCGGATAAGAAACGACAACAG aatgaAGATGAGCAGAAGCCAGAGCAGATGCAGATTAAGGCGCTGGCTCAGAACAAGACTCTGAAGCACCAGAGGATCTCTTGCCTCACCAAAGCAT CCCCGTCAACCCCTCCGGCCCCGTCAACCCCTTCAAACCCAAG AATGAAGAGAACCCTGGCCATGACCCCTGCAAGGGAGACAAAAAGACCCAGGTTGAATGGTTTCCACAACAACACCCCCATGGAGACTGTATCACCAGCTGCAGAAACAACCATGTCATCCACGTTAGTCGTCATCCCTGTTGACGATGACGACGATAACATCATGGATGATGAGGACATTATGATCTTGGAGATCAACAGCACCCCTATTCAAAAGAAGGCAACCTTTGACCTTGCCATGGTAAAATCAGAGCGCAGGGCCATGGAGACACCTTCTGGCACTGGCAACGTTAAAACTAGCTGCACAGGAACAAGCTCTGTGGAGACGGGAACTGCGGCGACCAGCTACTCCCCTCCACCACCTTCCTCAGAGCAGGTGAGCATCACCACCCAGACAAAGATATGGAGCACAGTGAAGGACGAAGATGAGGAGCACAAGGAGGAAAAAGGGAGGGACAGAACCGAACCAGGCCCTTCCACACCAAACCCACCCTCTGCTGGCCCATCCACACTAGGCCCATCCTCTTCTGGTCCATCCGCCCCAGACCCATCAGACCATCCTATGATTGACTTCCGTAACCTGTCAGAGGCCCAGGAGCAGCAGGACCAGCTGCTGGAGCTCATGCAGGCTGCAGCCCACGAGAGGGACCAGTTCAAGGAGCAAGTCATCAAGTTGACCTCCCAGCTCCATAACCTGGAGGGCAGCATGCAGGAGCTCTCCCAGGCCACTGTGAAGGGAGAGCACTGCCACCAGGCCTGTCAGACTGGAGAAGGAGGGGAAGAAGGAGAGCAGTCGGAGAGGATTAAG GTTGAGAttatagaggaggagaggggcaaCCTCTGGTCTCTTTGTGAGACGCTGCAGCAGGACGTGGTGGAGCTGAGGAGGGAGAAACAAGAGTGGGAGcgagagaaacaggagagagataaacaagagaaagagaaacagctgagagagaaacaggagagtGAGGGAGCTCAGACATCAGCTGACCAGGCAGAGAG actgAGGGAGCTTCGGAGGAGCATTGGTCGTCTCCTGGTCACATTTGTCCCAGCGCTGGACCTCGAACAAGTAAACTATGACTGTTCAGTCATTGACGAGATCCTCGACCAGGTTCTTACTGACGTGGAGTCCATGGGGCCTGTGTAG
- the LOC120064154 gene encoding MORC family CW-type zinc finger protein 3-like isoform X2, which translates to MASQRGVPISKLCPKFLHTNSTSHTWPFSAIAELIDNAYDPDVNAKQFWIDKTQIKDQDCLIFMDNGNGLDYEKMHKMLSFGYSDKRVINGKYPIGLYGNGFKSGSMRLGKDAIVFSKSQDGDTMQVGMLSQSYLAQIKADEIIVPIISFQCVPHSQYKFYVNEKHKASLQDILRYSIFNTENELLEELKAISSTGSSGTRIIVWNLRRTITGPTEFDFTTFSDDIKIPLDVLESTIEQYRQSELLTKPESYYSLRAYCSILYLKPRMQIIIRGQKVKTELISKSLAYIAKDHYKPNFVNRRIPVTFGYNTKSKDQYGIMMYHKNRLIKAYERVGVQLKANIQGLGVIGVIECNFLEPTHNKQDFDNTDKYRKTINNLGLKLEDYWKEIRFKRNKEDPSSTTPVEDTMKRPDQNWVQCDTCLRWRKLPDGIDCKRLPKEWFCHMNPDPQFSERNTKMKPDKKRQQNEDEQKPEQMQIKALAQNKTLKHQRISCLTKASPSTPPAPSTPSNPRMKRTLAMTPARETKRPRLNGFHNNTPMETVSPAAETTMSSTLVVIPVDDDDDNIMDDEDIMILEINSTPIQKKATFDLAMVKSERRAMETPSGTGNVKTSCTGTSSVETGTAATSYSPPPPSSEQVSITTQTKIWSTVKDEDEEHKEEKGRDRTEPGPSTPNPPSAGPSTLGPSSSGPSAPDPSDHPMIDFRNLSEAQEQQDQLLELMQAAAHERDQFKEQVIKLTSQLHNLEGSMQELSQATVKGEHCHQACQTGEGGEEGEQSERIKVEIIEEERGNLWSLCETLQQDVVELRREKQEWEREKQERDKQEKEKQLREKQESEGAQTSADQAERLRELRRSIGRLLVTFVPALDLEQVNYDCSVIDEILDQVLTDVESMGPV; encoded by the exons ATGGCGTCGCAGAGAGGAGTCCCTATAAGTAAG CTATGTCCAAAGTTCCTCCACACAAACTCCACCAGCCACACCTGGCCCTTCAGCGCCATCGCTGAACTAATAG ACAATGCCTATGATCCTGATGTTAACGCCAAGCAGTTCTGGATTGATAAGACCCAGATCAAAGACCAAGACTGCCTCATCTTCATGGACAATGGAAATGGATTGGACTATGAAAAGATGCACAAGATGCTCAG TTTCGGTTACAGTGATAAGAGGGTCATAAATGGCAAATACCCGATTGGTCTCTATGGTAACGGCTTCAAGTCCGGGTCCATGCGTCTGGGGAAAGATGCCATTGTGTTCTCCAAGTCGCAAGACGGAGACACCATGCAAGTAGGCATGCTCTCCCAGAGCTACTTGGCACAGATCAAAGCAGACGAGATCATTGTGCCCATCATCTCCTTCCAATGTGTCCCACACAGCCAGTATAAGT TCTATGTGAATGAGAAGCACAAGGCTAGTCTGCAGGACATCCTGCGCTACTCTATCTTTAATACTGAGAACGAGCTGCTCGAGGAGCTCAAAGCCATCAGCTCCACAGGCTCCTCGGGAACACGCATTATCGTCTGGAACCTGcgcag GACGATAACAGGTCCGACAGAATTTGATTTCACGACATTCAGCGACGACATCAAAATCCCATTGGATGTATTGGAGAGCACCATTGAGCAATACAGACAGTCAGAGCTGCTCACAAAACCAGAGAGTTACTACTCACTACGT GCATACTGCAGTATTCTGTACCTGAAGCCCCGGATGCAGATCATAATTCGAGGTCAGAAAGTGAAGACTGAGCTCATCTCCAAGAGCCTGGCTTACATTGCTAAGGACCATTACAAGCCCAACTTTGTG AACAGACGCATCCCCGTGACCTTTGGGTACAACACCAAGAGCAAGGACCAATACGGCATCATGATGTACCACAAAAACCGCCTTATCAAAGCCTATGAGCGAGTGGGCGTTCAACTCAAG gccAACATCCAAGGTCTCGGGGTCATTGGGGTCATCGAGTGTAACTTTCTGGAGCCCACCCACAACAAGCAGGATTTTGACAATACTGACAAATACAG GAAAACCATCAACAACTTGGGGTTAAAGCTGGAGGACTACTGGAAAGAGATACGCTTTAAGAGAAACAAAGAAGATCCTAGCAGCACCACACCAGTGGAAGACACCAT GAAACGTCCAGACCAGAACTGGGTGCAGTGTGACACCTGCCTGCGCTGGAGGAAGCTGCCAGATGGAATTGATTGCAAACGGCTCCCAAAGGAGTGGTTCTGCCACATGAACCCTGACCCCCAGTTCAG TGAAAGGAACACCAAAATGAAGCCGGATAAGAAACGACAACAG aatgaAGATGAGCAGAAGCCAGAGCAGATGCAGATTAAGGCGCTGGCTCAGAACAAGACTCTGAAGCACCAGAGGATCTCTTGCCTCACCAAAGCAT CCCCGTCAACCCCTCCGGCCCCGTCAACCCCTTCAAACCCAAG AATGAAGAGAACCCTGGCCATGACCCCTGCAAGGGAGACAAAAAGACCCAGGTTGAATGGTTTCCACAACAACACCCCCATGGAGACTGTATCACCAGCTGCAGAAACAACCATGTCATCCACGTTAGTCGTCATCCCTGTTGACGATGACGACGATAACATCATGGATGATGAGGACATTATGATCTTGGAGATCAACAGCACCCCTATTCAAAAGAAGGCAACCTTTGACCTTGCCATGGTAAAATCAGAGCGCAGGGCCATGGAGACACCTTCTGGCACTGGCAACGTTAAAACTAGCTGCACAGGAACAAGCTCTGTGGAGACGGGAACTGCGGCGACCAGCTACTCCCCTCCACCACCTTCCTCAGAGCAGGTGAGCATCACCACCCAGACAAAGATATGGAGCACAGTGAAGGACGAAGATGAGGAGCACAAGGAGGAAAAAGGGAGGGACAGAACCGAACCAGGCCCTTCCACACCAAACCCACCCTCTGCTGGCCCATCCACACTAGGCCCATCCTCTTCTGGTCCATCCGCCCCAGACCCATCAGACCATCCTATGATTGACTTCCGTAACCTGTCAGAGGCCCAGGAGCAGCAGGACCAGCTGCTGGAGCTCATGCAGGCTGCAGCCCACGAGAGGGACCAGTTCAAGGAGCAAGTCATCAAGTTGACCTCCCAGCTCCATAACCTGGAGGGCAGCATGCAGGAGCTCTCCCAGGCCACTGTGAAGGGAGAGCACTGCCACCAGGCCTGTCAGACTGGAGAAGGAGGGGAAGAAGGAGAGCAGTCGGAGAGGATTAAG GTTGAGAttatagaggaggagaggggcaaCCTCTGGTCTCTTTGTGAGACGCTGCAGCAGGACGTGGTGGAGCTGAGGAGGGAGAAACAAGAGTGGGAGcgagagaaacaggagagagataaacaagagaaagagaaacagctgagagagaaacaggagagtGAGGGAGCTCAGACATCAGCTGACCAGGCAGAGAG actgAGGGAGCTTCGGAGGAGCATTGGTCGTCTCCTGGTCACATTTGTCCCAGCGCTGGACCTCGAACAAGTAAACTATGACTGTTCAGTCATTGACGAGATCCTCGACCAGGTTCTTACTGACGTGGAGTCCATGGGGCCTGTGTAG